The following proteins come from a genomic window of Gynuella sunshinyii YC6258:
- a CDS encoding phage holin family protein, producing MKTESEALSINILNILRLFRSSSQAILAQANLHQRLIKLEWEEEKKRLSRLFIIYLFGFACLICLIFFLGFLVVALSWDTQYRTESILILCCMYGLGVYFSWKIFSRLVKAPEGFFSNTREELAADFSMIKSKL from the coding sequence ATGAAAACAGAAAGTGAGGCACTCTCTATTAATATTTTGAATATTCTACGATTATTTCGGTCATCAAGTCAGGCAATTCTGGCACAAGCAAACCTGCACCAACGGTTAATCAAGCTGGAATGGGAAGAAGAGAAAAAGCGACTGTCGCGATTATTTATTATTTACCTGTTCGGCTTTGCTTGTCTTATCTGTCTAATATTCTTCTTAGGATTTCTAGTGGTTGCACTCAGTTGGGACACCCAATACCGTACAGAATCGATATTAATACTTTGCTGTATGTACGGGCTAGGTGTGTACTTTTCCTGGAAAATATTTTCCAGGTTAGTGAAAGCACCAGAGGGATTTTTCTCAAACACACGTGAAGAACTCGCCGCCGATTTTTCAATGATAAAAAGCAAATTATAA
- a CDS encoding DUF883 family protein — MTTQSNSTENSGNGKNIDRNKSSGAGSIVSNELNKLLADIEDLVKATNILTGEELSKAKAELSERIAAAKVSAEDVGSKMAHRASKTARITNSYVHDQPWQVIGGGALVGFLMGYLLARRN, encoded by the coding sequence ATGACTACTCAATCTAACAGTACAGAAAATTCCGGAAACGGGAAAAACATAGATAGAAATAAATCATCAGGTGCTGGAAGTATCGTATCAAACGAACTAAACAAGCTTCTCGCAGATATCGAAGATCTCGTAAAAGCAACTAACATACTTACAGGGGAGGAATTGTCGAAGGCTAAAGCTGAACTAAGTGAGCGTATAGCTGCTGCGAAAGTGTCGGCTGAGGACGTCGGCAGCAAAATGGCTCATCGGGCGAGTAAAACCGCACGCATTACCAATAGTTACGTACACGACCAGCCCTGGCAGGTAATAGGTGGTGGTGCCCTAGTCGGATTTTTAATGGGCTATTTGCTCGCACGTCGTAATTAG
- a CDS encoding BON domain-containing protein, with product MLALATLSVGAGAKDKPTQEVIDARQEAQIWTTYALSPYLRANELEVSVNKGKAVLTGTVEDDVNKDLAEQMALGVKGIIDVDNKILVKPDYKPSTKTDLKERSFGQVIDDASITAAVKSKLLWGKNTSGLSTNVDTKSGRVILQGTAENGAAKELAGRIAKNTHGVLAVDNQIEIKVESKPGMVANSSLGHLSDKCLGVTQQQYQHLAMTAEFCLKKVSWQTISIAFALHNRAAGCTFSPHEQGSSDDAFISYNGNFSRRPAFHHVK from the coding sequence CTGCTGGCTCTAGCTACATTAAGTGTCGGCGCAGGTGCAAAGGATAAGCCAACACAAGAGGTAATAGATGCTAGGCAGGAGGCCCAAATTTGGACCACTTATGCATTGAGCCCCTACTTACGTGCTAACGAATTAGAAGTTTCAGTAAACAAAGGAAAAGCTGTACTAACGGGAACCGTCGAAGACGATGTCAACAAGGATCTGGCCGAGCAAATGGCCTTGGGCGTAAAAGGCATTATAGACGTTGATAACAAAATCCTTGTAAAGCCTGACTACAAACCATCTACTAAAACTGATTTAAAAGAACGTAGTTTCGGTCAGGTTATAGACGACGCATCGATTACCGCGGCGGTAAAATCGAAATTGTTGTGGGGCAAGAACACCAGTGGTTTGTCTACTAATGTCGATACTAAGTCTGGTCGGGTGATTCTTCAAGGAACAGCAGAAAACGGCGCCGCTAAAGAACTTGCAGGCCGCATAGCAAAAAATACGCACGGCGTTTTGGCTGTGGATAATCAAATTGAGATAAAGGTAGAAAGCAAACCAGGCATGGTTGCAAACAGCAGTTTGGGCCATCTGAGTGATAAGTGCCTGGGTGTAACGCAACAGCAATATCAGCATCTCGCTATGACGGCTGAATTCTGCCTTAAAAAGGTGTCTTGGCAGACGATAAGCATTGCCTTCGCTTTGCACAATCGCGCGGCTGGGTGTACTTTCTCCCCCCATGAACAAGGGAGTTCCGATGATGCCTTCATTTCCTACAACGGAAATTTCAGCCGACGCCCCGCTTTCCATCACGTAAAGTAA